Proteins encoded by one window of Nocardia goodfellowii:
- a CDS encoding ABC transporter substrate-binding protein, whose translation MPVSVLDRTRNHSRALVLGAVAVVALVAGCGKADDASSIVRTTTNIAGAGVVGVERDTAKACPLPSTPDQAGGTRAVTHAAGVSQVPADPQRIVVLSTAALDAACALGLWERVVGAVTIEGPRPQPQYLGYGVVQIPALGSPAQPDLAKIAELRPDVILGESATGASGFGNLQQIAPTVLVGADAGWQAEFLAYASGLGRVAAAEQALADYRVEAADTGNAIAAGQTQASVARFTAEAIQVQGGDSFAGQVLADAGVQRPTAQRGASYDVPPADLEPIEGDLIYVLFDGADGKTFGEKTLRSEEFKELSASTDKRVFAVEDSVWHGNGLIAARALLTDLRNTLNGYVTD comes from the coding sequence ATGCCGGTGAGCGTCTTGGATCGCACCCGAAATCACAGTCGCGCCTTGGTGTTGGGCGCCGTGGCCGTCGTCGCCTTGGTCGCGGGCTGCGGCAAAGCGGACGACGCGAGTTCGATCGTCCGCACCACCACGAATATCGCGGGGGCCGGGGTCGTCGGAGTGGAACGCGACACCGCCAAGGCCTGCCCGCTGCCCAGCACCCCCGATCAGGCGGGCGGCACCCGGGCCGTCACCCACGCGGCCGGAGTCTCACAGGTGCCGGCCGATCCGCAGCGCATCGTGGTGCTGTCGACCGCCGCGCTCGACGCGGCGTGCGCGCTCGGCCTCTGGGAGCGGGTGGTCGGCGCGGTCACCATCGAAGGCCCTCGCCCGCAACCGCAGTACCTCGGCTACGGCGTGGTGCAGATCCCGGCCCTCGGCTCCCCCGCCCAGCCCGACCTCGCCAAGATCGCCGAACTCCGCCCGGACGTGATTCTCGGCGAGTCCGCCACCGGCGCTTCCGGTTTCGGCAACCTGCAGCAGATCGCCCCCACCGTTCTGGTCGGCGCGGACGCTGGCTGGCAGGCCGAATTCCTCGCTTACGCTTCCGGTTTGGGCCGGGTAGCCGCCGCGGAGCAGGCGCTGGCCGATTACCGCGTCGAGGCCGCCGACACCGGCAACGCGATCGCGGCCGGCCAAACCCAGGCCTCCGTCGCGCGTTTCACCGCCGAGGCCATCCAGGTGCAGGGCGGCGACAGCTTCGCCGGGCAGGTGCTCGCCGACGCCGGAGTGCAGCGGCCCACCGCGCAGCGCGGCGCCTCCTACGACGTGCCGCCCGCCGATCTCGAGCCGATCGAGGGTGACCTCATCTATGTCTTGTTCGACGGTGCGGACGGAAAGACCTTCGGCGAGAAGACGCTTCGCTCCGAGGAGTTCAAGGAGCTCAGCGCGTCCACCGACAAGCGGGTGTTCGCGGTAGAAGACTCGGTGTGGCACGGCAACGGGTTGATCGCCGCCCGCGCCCTGCTCACGGATCTGCGGAATACGTTGAACGGGTACGTCACCGACTGA
- the ctaD gene encoding aa3-type cytochrome oxidase subunit I, whose amino-acid sequence MTAVEPQPVQSLEATRPYPARTGPKGSFIYKAVTTTDPKVLGTMYLVTAMTFFLIGGLMALLMRTELARPGMQFLSAEQFNQLFTMHGTIMLLFYATAIVFGFANIILPLQIGAPDVAFPRLNAFSYWLYLFGATMATAGFITPGGAADFGWTAYSPLTDIVHSPGVGGDLWIMGLALSGLGTILGGVNMLTTVVVLRAPGMTMFRMPIFTWNIAVTSVLVLLAFPLLTAALMGLAVDRHLGGHIYDPATGGVLLWQHLFWFFGHPEVYIIALPFFGIVSEIYPVFSRKPIFGYTTLVYATLGIAALSIAVWAHHMYATGAVLLPYFSFMTFLIAVPTGVKFFNWIGTMWRGQLTFESPMLFSIGFLVTFLFGGLSGVILASPPLDFHVTDSYFVVAHFHYVLFGTIVFATFAGIYFWFPKMTGRMLDERLAKWHFWTTFIGFHTTFLVQHWLGAEGMPRRYADYLPSDGFTALNTISTIGAFILGASMLPFIWNVFKSYRYGEVVTVDDPWGYGNSLEWATTCPPPRHNFYELPRIRSERPAFELHYPHMVERMRAEAHVGWGSGKHSHAVTEGVAATK is encoded by the coding sequence GTGACTGCGGTAGAGCCCCAGCCAGTCCAGTCGTTGGAAGCGACTCGGCCGTATCCGGCTCGGACCGGGCCGAAGGGTTCCTTCATCTACAAGGCGGTCACCACGACCGACCCGAAGGTCCTCGGCACCATGTACCTGGTGACCGCGATGACGTTCTTCTTGATCGGCGGTCTCATGGCGCTGCTCATGCGCACCGAGCTCGCCCGTCCCGGCATGCAGTTCCTGTCGGCCGAACAGTTCAACCAGCTGTTCACCATGCACGGCACGATCATGCTGCTGTTCTACGCGACCGCGATCGTCTTCGGCTTCGCCAACATCATCCTGCCGCTGCAGATCGGCGCCCCCGATGTCGCCTTCCCGCGTCTGAACGCGTTCAGCTACTGGCTGTACCTGTTCGGCGCGACCATGGCCACGGCGGGCTTCATCACCCCCGGCGGCGCGGCCGACTTCGGCTGGACGGCGTACTCGCCGCTGACCGACATCGTGCACTCGCCCGGCGTCGGTGGTGACCTGTGGATCATGGGTCTCGCGCTGTCCGGCCTGGGCACCATCCTCGGTGGCGTCAACATGCTGACTACCGTCGTGGTGCTGCGCGCTCCCGGCATGACCATGTTCCGGATGCCGATCTTCACCTGGAACATCGCCGTCACCAGCGTGCTCGTCCTGCTGGCGTTCCCGTTGCTGACCGCCGCGCTGATGGGTCTGGCCGTGGACCGCCACCTGGGTGGTCACATCTACGACCCGGCCACCGGCGGCGTGCTGCTCTGGCAGCACCTGTTCTGGTTCTTCGGCCATCCCGAGGTGTACATCATCGCGCTGCCGTTCTTCGGCATCGTCTCCGAGATCTACCCGGTCTTCTCCCGCAAGCCGATCTTCGGTTACACCACGCTGGTCTACGCGACGCTCGGTATCGCCGCCCTGTCCATCGCGGTGTGGGCGCACCACATGTACGCGACCGGCGCCGTGCTGCTGCCGTACTTCTCGTTCATGACCTTCTTGATCGCGGTTCCGACCGGGGTGAAGTTCTTCAACTGGATCGGCACCATGTGGCGAGGTCAATTGACGTTCGAATCACCGATGCTGTTCTCCATCGGCTTCCTCGTCACCTTCCTCTTCGGTGGTCTGTCCGGCGTCATCCTGGCCTCGCCGCCGCTGGACTTCCACGTCACCGACTCCTACTTCGTGGTCGCGCACTTCCACTACGTGCTCTTCGGCACCATCGTGTTCGCGACCTTCGCGGGCATCTACTTCTGGTTCCCGAAGATGACCGGCCGCATGCTCGACGAGCGCCTGGCGAAGTGGCACTTCTGGACCACCTTCATCGGTTTCCACACCACCTTCCTGGTGCAGCACTGGCTGGGCGCCGAGGGCATGCCGCGTCGTTACGCCGACTACCTGCCCTCCGACGGCTTCACCGCGCTGAACACCATCTCCACCATCGGCGCGTTCATCCTGGGCGCCTCGATGCTGCCGTTCATCTGGAACGTCTTCAAGAGCTACCGGTACGGCGAGGTCGTCACCGTGGACGATCCCTGGGGTTACGGCAACTCGCTGGAGTGGGCCACCACCTGCCCGCCGCCGCGGCACAACTTCTACGAACTGCCGCGCATCCGGTCCGAGCGTCCCGCGTTCGAGCTGCACTACCCGCACATGGTCGAGCGCATGCGCGCCGAAGCGCACGTGGGCTGGGGCTCGGGCAAGCACTCGCACGCGGTCACCGAGGGAGTCGCGGCAACTAAGTAA
- a CDS encoding glycosyltransferase family 2 protein, with translation MSRRDDKTVCLILVTYQSAEDLPPFLESLPAAVEPYSLEVICVDNTSTDGSADIVEEFGGRAIRNSENVGLSAAINQGAAETDAEWLLVANPDTRLSPGSIAALVDTARTDYRIGMIGPRIARLDGTPYPSGRRFPSPLTGAAHALLGGVWPSNPATREYFGEPGTTVGDVDWISGCCMLFRRGAFDSVGGMDTRYFLYFEETKMALDMHRAGWRVVLDPGVEIRHREGGSMRHAPFRKVRTHHRSALRFYCDYHRRSPWLLFAPFVAAGLAVRGAIAVSRTALARRREVE, from the coding sequence ATGTCCCGCCGCGACGACAAGACGGTCTGCCTGATCCTGGTGACGTACCAGTCCGCCGAGGATCTACCGCCGTTTCTGGAGTCGCTGCCCGCGGCGGTCGAGCCCTACTCGCTCGAGGTGATCTGTGTGGACAACACCTCGACCGATGGGAGCGCCGACATCGTCGAGGAATTCGGTGGCCGTGCGATCCGCAACAGCGAGAACGTCGGGCTGTCGGCGGCGATCAATCAGGGCGCGGCCGAGACGGACGCCGAATGGCTGCTGGTGGCCAACCCGGACACCCGCCTGAGCCCCGGATCGATTGCGGCACTGGTGGACACGGCGCGCACGGACTATCGCATCGGCATGATCGGTCCGCGCATCGCCCGGTTGGACGGCACGCCGTACCCGAGCGGCCGGCGCTTCCCGTCGCCGCTGACCGGTGCCGCGCACGCGTTGCTCGGCGGGGTGTGGCCAAGTAACCCCGCGACGCGCGAATATTTCGGCGAACCCGGCACCACAGTGGGCGATGTCGACTGGATCTCCGGCTGCTGCATGCTCTTCCGGCGCGGCGCCTTCGATTCCGTCGGCGGCATGGACACCCGCTACTTCCTCTACTTCGAGGAAACCAAAATGGCTCTGGACATGCACCGCGCCGGTTGGCGCGTGGTGCTCGATCCCGGCGTGGAGATTCGGCACCGCGAGGGCGGCAGCATGCGTCACGCCCCCTTCCGCAAGGTGCGCACCCATCACCGCAGCGCACTGCGCTTCTACTGCGACTACCACCGGCGCTCTCCCTGGCTGCTGTTCGCGCCGTTCGTCGCCGCTGGTCTGGCCGTGCGCGGCGCGATCGCGGTGTCACGCACGGCGCTGGCGCGGCGACGCGAAGTCGAATGA